In Anaerolineales bacterium, one DNA window encodes the following:
- a CDS encoding PAS domain S-box protein, producing the protein MFERFRRLFNAPIFSDEEKTHNSQIINAFGWVVITVLLILYIWRWVSGEWLSYSSRYVFPILILIVLVSLFMLHRGYVRGAGVFLVAFTWLGLTYQASQSTGLRDVATMSYLAIILLAGLLLGWREGLLTGMVSLAMIWYFAIQEQHGIYQFRADPPLSFARDLTAVFIATGVLVYLLIHKLNRSLTDARLELKERLRADEKLQVQARYLTALHETALGLVNRLELNPLLESVLTYASDLLNTPHVGIDLLLPDESALRQELGYGIFTDYNGALTQKGLGLNGKVWEQGKTILTQNYEAWHGKNPEALSLGFAAVIGVPLKSGPKVVGTLLVASTDKKKKFTSEQIILLERLAALASLAIDNARLYEKAQKEINERKIIEQDLRSSEERFRKVFNNNNIAISIVTLEEGIFLEANEAFWQLTGLSPGQALGRSSLAFNLWKTPADRARFVRDLLEKGSLQNVEVEFPGKGHNQKPSIAYYELINIKDQRCILCMFYDISEQRQAERALKESEERFRKVFHTSPVAICLTTLEEGRLLDANAAYWKLTGYNPQASIGRTMMELEAWSSEEERKAFTNELMEKRSILNPNYEFEDYITRAPRYAIAIYELMDIREQTCLLSMFYDVTEQKLAQDALQSTEARTRAILESIPDMIFEISKEGVFLDFMASAEISPLMPPDEFIGRNIRELFPPAIAGQTMFALERVLATSQLHAFEYGVPPGDETQFFEARVTAVTSESAIIMVRDISQRKWVETEREKLIQELEGKNSELERFTYTVSHDLKSPLITIKGFLGFLEQDAASGNIARLKADTKRIADATDNMQALLNELLELSRVGRLVNPHQEVPFEEIVREALELVHGRVHANSVQVCVQENLPTVHGDRRRLIEILQNLIDNAAKFAGSHPNPLIEIGQDGHEDGRPIFFIRDNGVGIDPAHHERIFGLFNKLDANSEGTGVGLALVKRIVEIHGGRIWVRSEAGKGATFFFTLQTKSDS; encoded by the coding sequence ATGTTTGAGCGCTTCCGCCGCCTGTTTAACGCTCCCATTTTCTCCGATGAGGAGAAAACGCACAATTCGCAAATTATTAATGCTTTTGGATGGGTGGTCATCACCGTCCTGCTCATCCTTTATATTTGGCGCTGGGTGAGCGGGGAATGGCTGAGTTATTCCTCCCGTTATGTTTTTCCGATCCTCATTCTGATCGTACTCGTGTCGCTGTTCATGCTCCACCGCGGGTATGTGCGCGGTGCGGGCGTTTTTTTGGTGGCGTTCACCTGGTTGGGACTCACCTATCAAGCCTCGCAATCGACTGGGCTTCGCGATGTCGCGACCATGTCCTATCTCGCCATCATCCTGCTGGCGGGTCTCCTGCTTGGCTGGCGGGAAGGTTTGTTAACGGGCATGGTCAGCCTGGCAATGATATGGTATTTCGCTATTCAAGAACAGCACGGAATTTACCAGTTTCGGGCAGACCCTCCCCTCAGCTTTGCGCGCGACCTGACCGCCGTTTTCATCGCCACCGGAGTTCTTGTTTATCTCCTGATTCATAAACTGAATCGTTCGCTCACGGACGCGCGCCTGGAATTGAAAGAACGCCTGCGGGCGGATGAAAAATTGCAGGTCCAGGCGAGATATCTGACCGCGCTTCACGAGACCGCCCTTGGCCTGGTCAACCGCCTTGAACTTAATCCTCTCCTTGAGTCTGTCCTCACCTATGCGAGCGACTTGTTAAACACCCCCCATGTCGGGATAGACCTGCTCCTGCCGGACGAGTCCGCATTAAGGCAGGAACTGGGATACGGCATTTTTACAGACTACAACGGTGCGCTCACTCAAAAGGGTCTTGGCTTGAACGGTAAAGTTTGGGAGCAGGGAAAAACCATCCTTACCCAAAACTACGAAGCATGGCACGGAAAAAACCCCGAAGCGCTGAGTCTTGGGTTTGCTGCCGTGATCGGGGTGCCGCTGAAATCCGGCCCAAAAGTTGTCGGTACACTGCTCGTTGCATCCACGGATAAAAAAAAGAAATTCACGTCCGAACAGATCATCCTGCTGGAACGGCTTGCCGCGCTGGCGTCGCTTGCCATTGATAATGCCCGCCTTTATGAAAAGGCGCAAAAAGAGATCAATGAGCGAAAGATAATCGAGCAGGACCTGCGTTCCAGCGAGGAGCGTTTCCGCAAGGTTTTTAATAATAACAATATCGCCATTTCGATCGTCACCCTTGAAGAGGGCATATTCCTGGAGGCAAACGAAGCCTTCTGGCAATTGACCGGGCTTTCCCCGGGGCAGGCGCTTGGGCGTTCCTCATTGGCATTCAATCTATGGAAAACCCCTGCAGACCGCGCCAGGTTTGTGCGGGACCTGCTCGAAAAAGGCTCCTTGCAAAACGTTGAAGTTGAATTTCCAGGCAAGGGACACAACCAAAAACCGTCCATTGCCTATTATGAATTGATAAACATCAAGGATCAGCGTTGCATCCTTTGTATGTTCTATGACATCTCGGAACAGCGCCAGGCGGAACGCGCACTCAAGGAAAGCGAGGAACGCTTCCGCAAGGTATTCCACACCAGCCCGGTGGCGATCTGCCTCACCACCCTCGAAGAAGGACGCCTGCTCGACGCGAACGCTGCATACTGGAAGCTTACCGGCTACAACCCGCAGGCATCCATTGGCAGGACAATGATGGAATTGGAGGCGTGGTCCTCCGAGGAGGAACGGAAAGCCTTTACAAACGAGCTCATGGAAAAACGCTCCATTCTAAATCCGAATTATGAATTCGAGGACTACATAACCAGGGCGCCCCGTTATGCCATCGCCATATATGAATTAATGGATATCCGGGAACAGACCTGTCTTCTATCCATGTTCTATGATGTCACGGAACAAAAGCTGGCGCAGGACGCCCTGCAAAGCACAGAGGCACGAACGCGCGCCATCCTCGAGTCCATTCCAGATATGATCTTTGAGATATCGAAGGAGGGGGTGTTTTTGGATTTCATGGCGTCGGCTGAAATTTCACCTCTGATGCCGCCCGATGAATTTATCGGCAGGAACATCAGGGAATTATTCCCGCCGGCGATTGCCGGGCAAACCATGTTTGCGCTTGAGCGTGTACTTGCCACAAGCCAGCTGCATGCGTTTGAATATGGGGTGCCGCCCGGGGATGAGACCCAGTTCTTTGAAGCGCGGGTTACCGCGGTCACCTCCGAATCCGCCATCATTATGGTGCGCGATATCAGCCAGCGGAAATGGGTGGAGACCGAGCGCGAGAAATTGATCCAGGAACTGGAAGGCAAGAATAGTGAACTGGAACGCTTCACCTACACCGTCTCGCACGATCTAAAATCCCCGCTGATCACCATCAAGGGCTTTCTCGGATTTCTGGAACAGGACGCAGCCAGCGGGAACATCGCCCGCCTGAAAGCCGATACAAAACGGATTGCAGACGCCACCGATAATATGCAGGCCCTGCTCAATGAACTGCTTGAACTTTCACGCGTTGGGCGTTTGGTGAACCCGCACCAGGAGGTCCCCTTCGAGGAGATCGTCCGTGAGGCGCTGGAGCTTGTGCATGGCAGAGTGCATGCAAACTCCGTTCAGGTGTGTGTACAGGAAAACCTGCCGACCGTCCATGGAGACCGTCGGCGGCTGATCGAGATCCTGCAAAATTTAATTGATAACGCCGCAAAATTTGCCGGCTCCCACCCGAATCCTCTGATTGAGATCGGGCAGGATGGACATGAAGACGGCAGGCCGATCTTCTTTATCAGGGATAATGGCGTGGGCATTGACCCTGCTCACCATGAGAGGATCTTCGGGCTGTTCAACAAACTGGATGCGAACTCCGAAGGGACGGGCGTTGGCCTCGCCCTCGTGAAGAGAATTGTCGAGATTCACGGAGGCAGGATCTGGGTCCGCAGCGAAGCGGGAAAAGGAGCGACTTTTTTCTTCACGCTTCAGACCAAATCCGATTCCTGA